TGCCGTTCCCCTCCTCCGCGCCGGACTCATCGCCGGCATCGTGGTCGCCGCCGTGGCGTACCCGCTCGCCGCCGTGACCGGGATCGGGGCCAAGGCCACCGCGCACGCCGTGGAACAGAAGACGAGCATCCTGAAGACCGCGCTGCCGGCCGAGACGTCGTACGTCTACGCGCCGGACGGCCACACCGTGCTGACGATGTTCTACGAGGAGTACCGGCAGTACACCAAGATCGAGGACATGTCCCCGAACATCCAGCAGGCCATCGTGGCCGCCGAGGACAACCGCTTCTATCAGCACCGGGGCGTCGACCCGAAGGGCGTGGCCCGCGCGTTCGTCGCGAACGCCCGCTCCAGCGGGGTCTCCCAGGGCGCCTCCACGCTCACCATGCAGTACGTCCGGATGGCCCTGCGGGACAGCGCGCACACCCCGCAGGAGGTCCAGGAGGCCACCCAGCAGACCAGCCTGCGCAAGGTCAAGGAGATGCGGATGGCGCTGGACGTGGAGAAGGAGCTGACCAAGGAGCAGATCCTGGAGCGCTACCTCAACTCCGCGTACTTCGGTCACCGGGCGTACGGCATCTACGCCGCCTCGGAGATCTTCTTCTCCAAGACCCCGGCCACCCTCAGCCCGGTCGAGGCGGCCACCCTCGCCGGCCTGGTCAAGTCCCCCTCCGAGTACGACCCGATCACCTCGGACCAGAAGGACGCCACCGGCCGGCGCAACTACGTCCTGGACAACATGGCCCGGCTGGGCTACATGTCCCCGGACGCCGCCGCCGCCGCGAAGAGCCAACCGATCCGGCTCAAGCTCACCAACCCGCCCAACGACTGCGCCTCGATCACCCAGCAGTACCGCAGCTGGGGCTTCGCCTGCGACTACCTGAAGAACTGGTGGAGCGCGCAGCCGGCGTTCGGCGAGAACCGGCTGGAACGGATGGACAAGCTGCGCCGCGGCGGCTACCGGATCGTGCTCAGCATCGACCCGAAGATCCAGTCGGCGGCCGAGACGAACGTCGGGGCGAAGGAGAACACCGGCAGCCCGTTCGCCAACGGGATCGTGGTCGCCGAACCGGGCACCGGGCGGATCAAGGCGATGGCGGTGAACCGGAACTACTCGCTGGACCTCAGCGAGAACGGGCCCAGCTCCAACCCGGAGGCCGACCCGAAGACCAAGGCGAACTACCCGAACACCGTCGCCCCGCTGCTCGGCGGCGGCTCGCTCCCCGGCTACCAGGCCGGCTCGACGTTCAAGATGTTCCCGATGCTCGCCGCGCTCAACGCCGGGATGCCGCTCTCCACCGCGTACAACTCGCCGTACCGCTACCAGTCCGCCGCCTACGACGGGTGGGCGCCGTCCAACGCCAGCGGCGCGATGACCGGCCGGCAGACCATGTGGTCCGGCTTCGGCAAGTCCGTCAACACCTACTTCGTCCAGCTGGAGGAGCAGGTCGGCGCGGACAGCGCGGTGCGCCTCGCCGAGCAGCTCGGGCTGCGCTGGCGTACCGACGTGGACAAGGAGCAGGCGTCGCCGGGCAAGGCGAAGAAGTGGGGCGCGTTCACCCTGGGCGTCTCCGACGCCACCCCGCTGGAGATGGCGAACGCCTACGCCGCGGTGGCCGCCGACGGACGGTACTGCGAGGCCATCCCGGTCAACTCGATCACCAACCGGGACGGCACGCCCGCCACGTACACGACGGCGGGCGGGGTGCAGCGGGAGATCGCCAAGCCGCGCTGCCGGCAGGTGGTCAACGCCGACGCCGCCCGCGCCGCCACCGACGCCGCCCGCTGCCCGACCGGTGACACCCCGGCCCGCGGGAGCTGCGGCGGCTGGTCGACGGCCGACAGCGTCCGGGGTACGGTCGGCCGCCCGGTCGCCGGCAAGACCGGTACCACGGACAGCACCCGGTCGGCCTGGTTCGTCGGCTTCACCCCGGAGTTGGCCGCGGCGAGCTTCATCGCCGACCCGGACAACCCGTTCAACGCGGTGGGCGACGGCCAGTCCCAGATCCCGGTCGACGCGGTGGCGAAGACCCTCCGCGACGCCCTCAAGGGCCAACCCACCCGCCAGTTCACCCCACCCTCCGACCGCATGGTCGGCTGACCCACCCACCCACCCCGAGTTGCCCGGGGGTGCGCCCGGGCTAGTTGATCAAGAGGCTTGCGTCAGGATCACGGGGATCCTTGACGCAAACCTCTTGATCAACGCCGGGGGGCCGAGGGGGTCAGGCCGGGAGGGGGGTCTGGTGGGCGGCGGTGAGGAGGCGGGAGGCGATCTCGGGGTGGGCGGCCCAGTGGGGGACGAGCTGGGAGGCGTGCACGCCACGCCAGACGAAGCCCTCCGGGGAGCCGCCGTCCCAGGTCCAGGCCGGCCGGTCGCCGGCCCGGGGGGTGATGACGGCGGCGTGCTGCTTGTGCCCGATGACCACCTCGCCGGTCGCCGCCACCACGCTGTCCGTCCGCGCCGTCGCCTCCCGGTAGCCGATCACCATGCCCTCCCGGGTCGCGCCGATCGCGTCCAGCACCCCGCACATCGGCAACCCGTCCAGCTCGCGGGCCAGCCAGAGCAGCCCGGCACCCTCCGCGATCACCGGCCGGCCGGTCCGGGCCAGCTCGGCGACGGCGATGCAGAGCCGCCGGTTGGCGGAGAGCTGCTCCGCGTACGACTCGGGGAGCCCGCCGCCGACGACCAGCGCGCGGGTGCCGGCGGGCAGCGCCTCGTCGCGCAGCGGGTCGACGGTGACCACCTCGGCCCCGGCGGCCCGCAGCAACTCGGCGGTCTCCGGGTGGCTGTAGCTGCCACCCGGCCCCCGGCCAGCGCCACCACCGGGCGCTCCCCGGCCGGCGGGCCCCCGGCCGGCGCCGGCGACCACGGCTCGACGGTCAGCTCGGGCGCGGAGCGGGCCAACCCGAGCAGCCGCTCCAGGTCCACCGTGGCGGCCACCGCCTCACCCAGCCGGCGCACCGCCCGGGCCGCCTCGTCGTCGCCCTGCACGACGGGCACCATGCCGTGCCGGCGGGCGGGCAGCACCGGGGGCAGCTCGTGCCGGCGCAGCGCGCCGTAGACCGGCACGCCGATGTCGTCGAGCGCCTCGCGCAGCATGGCCTCGTGCCGGGGCGACGCCACCCGGTTGAGGATCACCCCGCCCAGCCACAACTGCTCGTCGTACGCCCGGAAGCCGTGCACCAGCGCGGCCACCGACTGGCCCATCGCCGCGACGTCCACCATCAGCACGACCGGGCTGCGCAGCGCGGTGGCGATGGCGGCGGTGGACTCCGTCTCGGGATGCCCGGAGACCGAGTCGTAGAGCCCCATGGTGCCCTGCACCACGGCCAGCCCGGCCCCGGCCGCACCGTGCGCGAAGAGCGGGGCGATCCGCTCCGGCCCGACCAGCCTCGGGTCGAGGTTGCGCCCGGGACGGCCGGCGGCCAGTCCCAGGTAGGCCGCGTCGACCTGGTCCGGGCCGACCTTGAACCCGGCCACGGCGACGCCGGAGTCGGCGACGGCGGCGAGCAGGCCGAGGGCGAGGGCGCTGGTGCCGTGACCGGAGGAGGGGGCGCTCAGCACGACGCGCGGCAGGACGCTCATCATCGACTCCTCGCAGGGGACGGGACGGAGGCGGTGGGGTGGTGCGGCGGCGGACCCGCGCCCGGCGTTCCGCCCGCGTGACCATACCCGGCCCGCCCGAGCGGCGCGGCCGCCGAACAGCCGGATCCGGCCCCGCGCAGGTCGGCGCGGTCGCGGCGCGGGTAGCCTCGACGCGTGTACCGGTTCCTGCTGACCCCACGCTGGCTGGGCTGGCTCGCGCTGACCCTGGTCGCCGCGGCGGTGATGGTCTTCCTCGGCAACTGGCAGCTGGACCGCTACCGGGGCCGGACGGCGGTCAACGAGCGGATCGACGCCGGCGCGACGATGGCGCCCGCCCCGCTGCACGACGCGCTGCCCGCGCCCACCGGAGGCCCCGGCACCGCCGGCCCGGCCCCCGCCGACGACCGCACCTGGACCCGGGTGACCGTCACCGGCCGTTACGACCCGGCCAACCTGGTGCTGGTCCGGGGCCGGACGGTCGACAACACCGTCGGCTTCGAGGTGCTGACCCCGCTGCTCCTCGCCGACGGCACGGCCGTGCTGGTGGACCGCGGCTGGATCCCGCCGGCCCCGGGCGCCGGCGCGACCACCCAACCGCAGGTGCCCCCCGCGCCCGGTGGGGACGTGACCGTCACCGGTCGGGTGGTGTCGAGCGAGAGCGGCGGCGGCGCGGTGGCGCGCCGCGACGGCAAGCTGGAGACCCGACGCATCGCCGTCCCCCGGCTCGCGAAGGAACTGCCCTACCCCGTCCATGGCGGGTACGTCCTGCTCGACCACCAGACCCCGGCCGCCGATCCGGTGTTCCAGGCGGTGCCGATCGGGCACACCAACAACTGGCAGAACTTCGGGTACGTGGTCCAGTGGTGGCTCTTCGCCGGGATGAGCCTGGTCGGCTACGGCTGGGTCGCCCGCCGGGAGGCACGCCGTGCGGCCGGCCTCGACCTGCCCCGCCGGCCCGTCGACCGGGCCGCCGAGCCGACGCCCAGCGTCTCCGGCTGAGCCGGATCCGGCGGTCCGGAACCGGACAGCCGGTGGCTCCCCGGACAGGACGGGACGTTGTAGTGTGCGCTGAATGATCACCCACCGTGGGGGGTCGCGGTGACGACCCCTGACCCCACGATGCACCTGCCGCACGCGGAGCCGCCCTCCTACGACCCGTGGGAGGTGACGCCCCGGCCGGGCACCTACACCGCGGCGGCAGCCGGCGAGCCGGCCCCGGACGCGCCGGCCGGTCCGCCCGCCGACACCTGGCCGCCGATGACCGCCGTACCGCCCAGCGCCGCACCGTTCTCCGCGCCGCCGGCCGCCGCGCCGCCGGCCGCCGCCGCGCCGGGGTCACCGGCCGCGCTTCCCGCCCCGCCCGCCGTGCCGTCGCCGCTCCCGGCACCCCCGACGCCGTTCCCCACCCCGCCGACCGGCTTCTCCACCCCGGCACCGTTCTCCGTCCCACCGGCCGGGTTCTCCGCACCACCGGCCGCCGCGCCCTTCTCCACCCCACCGGCGACCGCGCCGTACTCCGCGCCACCGGCCGCCGCGCCTACCCGCGCCGCCGGCCACCGCGGCGTACCCGGCACCGCCGGCTCCGCACTCGGCACCCCGGCGGCGCTGGCCGCGCGGCCGGGGCCCTACCCGCCGGCGCCGATGTCGGCCGTCCCGGTGACGCTGCCGCCGCACCCGGTCGGGCAGTCCGTGGTCGCCGTGCAGATCGGCGAGATCATGGTGACCCCGCCGGTGATCCGTACGCCGACCGGCGTCCTGCCCCTGGCCGGCGCGACCTGGCACGTCACCGACCACTGGCAGCGGGAGGAGAAGATCGCGACCTGGGCGGTGGTCTGCGCCATCCTCGGCTTCTTCTGCCTGACCTTCTTCAGCCTGCTCTTCCTGCTGGTCAAGGAGACCCGGCACCACGGCACCGTGCAGGTCACCGTCACCAGCGGCGCGCACCAGTACGTGGCCCGGATCCCGGTGGTCGACCAGGGTCAGGTGCAGCACCTCAACAACCAGGTCAACTACGCCCGCTCGCTGTCCCTGGGCTGAGGGCCCCGCCGGGGGCGTACGCCGCCCCTCGGCGGGTCAGCCGGTGACCCGGCCGGCGTGGATGGCGCGTACGGCGTCGATGGTGTCGGCCTCGGCCGCGCTCTTGTCGTCGCGGTAGCGCACCACCCGGGCGAAGCGCAGCGCCATCCCGCCCGGGTAGCGGCTGCTGGTCTGCACCCCGTCGAACGCGATCTCGACGACCTGCTCGGGTCGGACCCGGACCACCCAGTCGCCCCTCTCCACCGCCAGGTCGAGGAAGCGTTGCGTCTGCCACCGCAGCAGCTCGTCGGTGAGTCCCTTGAAGGTCTTGCCGAGCATGACGAAGTCGCCGGTGCGCGGGTCGCGGGCGCCCAGATGCAGGTTGGACAGCCAGCCCTGTCGCCGGCCGCTGCCCCACTCCACGGCCAGCACCACCAGGTCGAGGGTGTGCCTCGGCTTGACCTTGACCCAGGCGGAACCGCGCCGACCGGCCTCGTAGGGCGCGGCCGGGTCCTTGACCACCACGCCTTCCTGGCCGGCGTCGACGGCGGCGGCGAACGCCGCGCCGGCCTGCTCCGGCCCGTCGACCTCCAGCCGGCCGACCAGCAGCGCCGGGTCGACCACGCGGGCCAGGGCGGACCACCGCTCGTGGCCGGGCAGGTCGATCAGGTCCACGCCGTCGAGGTGCAGCAGGTCGAAGAAGTACGGCGTCAGCACCGTTTCGTGGCCGCTGTCGGCGGCGGCCAGCACGGCCGGGGCGGCACTGTCGGGACCGGTGCTGCTCGGGGTGGTGCGCCGGGCGGCCCGGCTGGAGGTCTGCTGGAACGGCAGTGGCCGGCCGGTGGCGTCCAGCCCGATCGCCTCGCCGTCGAGCACCAACTCCCGGGCGGGCAGGGCCCGGACGGCGGCGACCACCTCGGGCAGCCGGGTGGTGACGTCGTCCAGGCTGCGGGTGAAGACGGCGATGTCCCGGCCGGAGCGGTGCACCTGGATGCGGATCCCGTCGAGCTTCACGTCGACCACCGCCGGCACCCCGGTGGCGGTGAGCGCCTCGTCGACCGAGGGGGCGCTCTGCGCCAGCATCGGGGCGAGGGGGCGGCCCACCTGGAGCCCGAACCGGGCCAGTGCGTCGGCGCCCCCGGCGAGCGCGGCGACCGCGACGGCCCGCAGGTCACCGGCGAGCAGCAGCGCCCGGCGGACGGCGGTGACGGGCACCTCGGCGGCCCGGGCGACCGCGTCGGCGAGCAGCCCGGCCTGGGCACCCTGGCGCAGTTCACCGCTGAAGAGGCCGACCAGCAGACGTTGCTCCTCGGCGGTGGCCCGGGCGAAGAGGCGGCCGAGCAACTCCCGGCGCCGGGCCTGGGAGCCGGTGCCACGGACGGCCGCCAGCTCGTCGATCGCGGCGTCCACGCCGGCCACGGTCAGCGTCGGCTCGGCGGCCGGCGGGGGCAGGTCGCGCAGGGCCGCCCAGCCCACCCCGGTCTGGCGTTGACGCAGCTCACCGGCGAGATAGCCGGCGCCGGCCGGCACCTCGGACGGGTCGAGCGCCCGGAGGGCGGCGGCGAGCAGCTCCACCTTGGCCCGCCGGCCGCTGGTGGCGCCCACCGCGGCGGAGGTCGCCGCCAGGTCGAGGAACCGCACGGCTCCCATCCTGCCAGCCACCTCCGACACGGCGGGGCGTTCCGACCGGGCGACGGGTCCCGAGCGCCGCCCGATCGGATCACCTGCCGGACGCCGCACCCCCGATCACCGACCGACGGCCGTCCCCCCGGACCGCCGGCCGCCGATCGAGAGCCGCCGATCGAGGGCCGCACCCGATCGCCCGGCCACGGCCGCACCCGGGACGGCGAGAAGGCCGGTCCCGGTCAGGCCGAGACCGGCTCCTCGATCCGCAGGCCGCGGGCGCGCACCTCGTCGGCGACCCGGGTGAGCAGGGCGTCGAGCGAGACCAGCGCCGCGGAGAGCTCGCCGAGCTGTTCCTTGAGGGTGTCCTCGGGCCACGCGGAGACGTCGACGTCCCCCAGAGCACTGACGGCGGCTTCGAGCCGCGACATCTCGTCGTTCGTACGCATGTTCGAAAGGCTATAACAGCCCCGCGCCCGACACACCGCAAACTCCGACATCGACTGCGAAGTTACGGTTCCGACACCTAACTCCGGTTCGCCCCCACCTCGGCGACCTTGGCCAGCAGCAGCGCCTCGGCCACGCAGACCCGGGCGAACTCCCCCAGGTGCAGGCTCTCGTTCGGGCCGTGCGCCCGGGCGTGCGGGTCCTCCACCCCGGTCACCAGGATCGCGGCCTGCGGGAACATCTCCTGGAAGGTGGCGATGAACGGGATCGAGCCGCCGACGCCGATGTCCACCGGGTCGGTGCCGTCCCAGGCACCCTTGAAGGCGGCCCGGGCCGCGTCGAACATCGGCCCGGTGGCGTCGATGACGCACGGGTCGCCGTCCTGTTCGAGGGTGACCGTGACCCGGGCGCCCCACGGCGTGTGCTTCTCCAGGTGCGCCTGGATCGCCTCGTACGCCTTCTTCGGGTCGTCGCCCGGCGCCAGCCGTACGTTCAACTTGGCCTTGGCCGACGGGACCAGCGCGTTCGGCGCCTCGCCGGTGGCCGGCGCGTCGATGCCGAGCACCGCGACGGCGGGCTTGGTCCAGAGCCGGTCGGTGATCCGCCCGGTGCCGAAGAGCTGCACCCCGTCGACCAGGCCGGCCTCGGCGCGGAACCGGTCCTCCGGGTAGTCGACGCTGGCGCCCTCCCGACCGACCAGTCCGTCGACGGCCACGTCACCGGCGTCGTCGTGCAGGGTGGCCAGCAGCCGGACCAGCGCGGTCAGCGCGTCCGGGACGGCCCCGCCGAACATGCCGCTGTGCACCGCGTGCTCCAGGGTGCGGACCTCGACGAAGCAGTTGACGATGCCGCGCAGCGAGGTGGTCAGCGCGGGTACGCCGATGTCCCAGTTGCCGGAGTCGGCGATCACGATGACGTCGGCGGCCAGCTCATCACGGTGCTCCTCCAGCAGCTGCTCCAGCGAGGCGGAGCCGTACTCCTCCTCGCCCTCGACGAAGAGGACGACACCGACCGGGAGCCGGTCGCCGAACGCGCGCAGCGCCGCGATGTGCGCCATCACGCCGGCCTTGTCGTCGGCGGCGCCGCGCGCGTAGAGGCGGCCGTCCCGCTCGACCGGCTCGAACGGGTCGGACTCCCAGAGCGCCCGGTCGCCGACCGGCTGCACGTCGTGGTGGGCGTAGAGCAGCACGGTGGGCGCGCCGGGCGGAGCGGCCTTCGTCCCGATCACGGCCGGCTGCCCGAAGGAGCGCACGATCCGCACGTCGAGGTCGCAGCCGCGCAGCAGCTCGGCCACCGCCTCGGCGGAACGCTCCACGTGCGAGTGGTCGAAGCCCTCGAAGGCGATACCCGGGATGCGGACGAGGCGTTCGAGGTCGGCACGGACTCCGGGCAGTTCACGCGCTACGGCGGCCCGTACCTCGGACTCGGACATGATCGGTGAGGTCATGACCGGCATCGTATGCCGGCCTTACCTGAGGGCACCGCCCGCGCCCGTCGGGCCGGACCCGGCGGGCGCCGGCCGGGGCCGGCGGAGGTAGTAGCTGGTGGGGTCGTGGGGCAGGGCGGGAGCGCCGTCGACCACCAGGTCCGCCGCCGCCTCGGTGCCGTCGGCGGCGAAGTGCGCGCGTTCCCCGGCGTGCCAACGGCGCAGCTCCGGCAGGATCTCCGCCCCGTCCCGGGCGACCGCACGGGACAGCCGCAGCGCCGCCGGCGCGGTCACGAAGACCGACAGGGTCAGCTCCGGGCGGGCCGCCGCCCGGGCGCTGCTCACCCCCTCGACGACGAGCACCGGTCCCACCGGCACCGGCACCGGCCGGTCCAGGAAGCGCCGCCGCACCCAGCTGTAGCGGCGGTAGGCGCCCGGCCGACCGGCCCGCACCGGCGCCAGCACCCACTCCTGCAATCGGGGCCAGAAGGTGAGCTGGTCGTCCCAGCCGTCCAGCAGGTCGTCGGTGTGGACCACGGGCGGCCGGACGCCGCCGGGCAGGGCGGCGAGCGCGTCCGCGAGGCGCGTCGCGAAGACGCTCTTCCCCGCGCCGCTCGGTCCGTCGACCGCCACCAGTCGGGTACGCCCCAACCGCGCCGGCCCGGCCAGCACCCGCCGGGCCAGCCCGGCGTACGCCTCGACCACCGTCACCGTCACCCGCCCGACGCTAGCGCCCTGCCGGCGCGGCCTGCCCGGCCCTACCGGCGGGTCCGTCCCCCGTCGGCGGGATCCTGCAGGGCAGCCGGGCGTTCGCCGGGCGGACCGGGGGCGCCACCGGCATCATCGGGGAGTGCTGCATGACGTGATGAGTCCGGGCGTGGACGCCCTGCTGGAACAGGCCCGGGCCGGGCTGCGCCGGCTCACCCCGCAGGAGACCGTCGAGGCGGTCCGCGCCGGTGCGCTGCTGGTCGACACGCGGACCGAGGTGCAGCGCCGCGAGCAGGGCGAGCTGCCCGGGGCGATCGTGATCGACCGGACCGTGCTGGAGTGGCGGCTCGACCCGGCGTGCGCCTGGCGGATCCCGGAGGCCACCGGCTACGACCGGGAGATCGTCGTGGTGTGCCGACACGGCTTCAGCTCCAGCCTGGCGGCGGCCAGCCTCCAGGTGCTCGGCCTGCGCCGGGCCACCGACATGATCGGCGGCGTGCAGGCCTGGCGGGAGGCGGGACTGCCGATGTCCGACCGCCCGGCCGACGTCCGCCTCTGACCGCTGCTCCATCCCACCCACCGGACTGACCGCCGGCCGGCACGGCCCACCGGGCGAATCAGCCGGGCGAATCAGCCGGGCGGCTCATTCGGGCGGCGGCAGTGGGGGTGCGCCGGGCGGGACGAACGGGAGGTCGGCGGGCGGGCCGGACTCGATCAGGCGCCAGAGGGCGTCCGTGTCCAGGTGCTCCTCGACCAGGTCACCGAGCAGGTCGAGGGTGCGCTCCCGGGCGGCGGCGAAGGAGGTGTCCGGGGCGACCCGGAAGCCGCGCCGGCCGGCCAGTCGGGCGACCTCGGTGAGGAAGCGCCTGCGGAACTCGTCGGACTCGAAGGCGCCGTGCCAGTGGGTGCCGTGCACCGCGCCGAGCCGTGCGCCCTCGCCGGTGCCGTCGACGTAGCGCAGCAGCGGCGGCAGGGCCGGGTCGGCGGTGGAGACGTACCCGTGGTGGATCTCGTAGCCGTCGACCGGGACGTCGCCGGCTGCCGTGCCGGTGGACCGCCGGACGGTCTTGCGCGGGTCGAAGGTGATCTCGACGGGGAGCAGCCCCAGACCGGGGACGCTGCCCTGCCGGCTC
The Micromonospora sp. R77 DNA segment above includes these coding regions:
- a CDS encoding transglycosylase domain-containing protein, which gives rise to MSNRPLASAGRAVPLLRAGLIAGIVVAAVAYPLAAVTGIGAKATAHAVEQKTSILKTALPAETSYVYAPDGHTVLTMFYEEYRQYTKIEDMSPNIQQAIVAAEDNRFYQHRGVDPKGVARAFVANARSSGVSQGASTLTMQYVRMALRDSAHTPQEVQEATQQTSLRKVKEMRMALDVEKELTKEQILERYLNSAYFGHRAYGIYAASEIFFSKTPATLSPVEAATLAGLVKSPSEYDPITSDQKDATGRRNYVLDNMARLGYMSPDAAAAAKSQPIRLKLTNPPNDCASITQQYRSWGFACDYLKNWWSAQPAFGENRLERMDKLRRGGYRIVLSIDPKIQSAAETNVGAKENTGSPFANGIVVAEPGTGRIKAMAVNRNYSLDLSENGPSSNPEADPKTKANYPNTVAPLLGGGSLPGYQAGSTFKMFPMLAALNAGMPLSTAYNSPYRYQSAAYDGWAPSNASGAMTGRQTMWSGFGKSVNTYFVQLEEQVGADSAVRLAEQLGLRWRTDVDKEQASPGKAKKWGAFTLGVSDATPLEMANAYAAVAADGRYCEAIPVNSITNRDGTPATYTTAGGVQREIAKPRCRQVVNADAARAATDAARCPTGDTPARGSCGGWSTADSVRGTVGRPVAGKTGTTDSTRSAWFVGFTPELAAASFIADPDNPFNAVGDGQSQIPVDAVAKTLRDALKGQPTRQFTPPSDRMVG
- a CDS encoding SURF1 family protein, yielding MYRFLLTPRWLGWLALTLVAAAVMVFLGNWQLDRYRGRTAVNERIDAGATMAPAPLHDALPAPTGGPGTAGPAPADDRTWTRVTVTGRYDPANLVLVRGRTVDNTVGFEVLTPLLLADGTAVLVDRGWIPPAPGAGATTQPQVPPAPGGDVTVTGRVVSSESGGGAVARRDGKLETRRIAVPRLAKELPYPVHGGYVLLDHQTPAADPVFQAVPIGHTNNWQNFGYVVQWWLFAGMSLVGYGWVARREARRAAGLDLPRRPVDRAAEPTPSVSG
- a CDS encoding ATP-dependent DNA ligase, whose product is MGAVRFLDLAATSAAVGATSGRRAKVELLAAALRALDPSEVPAGAGYLAGELRQRQTGVGWAALRDLPPPAAEPTLTVAGVDAAIDELAAVRGTGSQARRRELLGRLFARATAEEQRLLVGLFSGELRQGAQAGLLADAVARAAEVPVTAVRRALLLAGDLRAVAVAALAGGADALARFGLQVGRPLAPMLAQSAPSVDEALTATGVPAVVDVKLDGIRIQVHRSGRDIAVFTRSLDDVTTRLPEVVAAVRALPARELVLDGEAIGLDATGRPLPFQQTSSRAARRTTPSSTGPDSAAPAVLAAADSGHETVLTPYFFDLLHLDGVDLIDLPGHERWSALARVVDPALLVGRLEVDGPEQAGAAFAAAVDAGQEGVVVKDPAAPYEAGRRGSAWVKVKPRHTLDLVVLAVEWGSGRRQGWLSNLHLGARDPRTGDFVMLGKTFKGLTDELLRWQTQRFLDLAVERGDWVVRVRPEQVVEIAFDGVQTSSRYPGGMALRFARVVRYRDDKSAAEADTIDAVRAIHAGRVTG
- a CDS encoding dipeptidase, whose translation is MSESEVRAAVARELPGVRADLERLVRIPGIAFEGFDHSHVERSAEAVAELLRGCDLDVRIVRSFGQPAVIGTKAAPPGAPTVLLYAHHDVQPVGDRALWESDPFEPVERDGRLYARGAADDKAGVMAHIAALRAFGDRLPVGVVLFVEGEEEYGSASLEQLLEEHRDELAADVIVIADSGNWDIGVPALTTSLRGIVNCFVEVRTLEHAVHSGMFGGAVPDALTALVRLLATLHDDAGDVAVDGLVGREGASVDYPEDRFRAEAGLVDGVQLFGTGRITDRLWTKPAVAVLGIDAPATGEAPNALVPSAKAKLNVRLAPGDDPKKAYEAIQAHLEKHTPWGARVTVTLEQDGDPCVIDATGPMFDAARAAFKGAWDGTDPVDIGVGGSIPFIATFQEMFPQAAILVTGVEDPHARAHGPNESLHLGEFARVCVAEALLLAKVAEVGANRS
- a CDS encoding uridine kinase; translation: MTVTVVEAYAGLARRVLAGPARLGRTRLVAVDGPSGAGKSVFATRLADALAALPGGVRPPVVHTDDLLDGWDDQLTFWPRLQEWVLAPVRAGRPGAYRRYSWVRRRFLDRPVPVPVGPVLVVEGVSSARAAARPELTLSVFVTAPAALRLSRAVARDGAEILPELRRWHAGERAHFAADGTEAAADLVVDGAPALPHDPTSYYLRRPRPAPAGSGPTGAGGALR
- a CDS encoding rhodanese-like domain-containing protein, which translates into the protein MSPGVDALLEQARAGLRRLTPQETVEAVRAGALLVDTRTEVQRREQGELPGAIVIDRTVLEWRLDPACAWRIPEATGYDREIVVVCRHGFSSSLAAASLQVLGLRRATDMIGGVQAWREAGLPMSDRPADVRL